The Antechinus flavipes isolate AdamAnt ecotype Samford, QLD, Australia chromosome X, AdamAnt_v2, whole genome shotgun sequence DNA window aaagaagtatACAGAATCCCCAATGGCCCACACAGGTGGATGTGGATAATGCCTTATATACTTACAATTTTTTGTGTCTTGATAGGAATACCAGCCTCTCCAGGAATGATACATTTGGCACAATCTTATAGACAGGACAGAAAACTAAGCTCCATAAAAACAGCACTTCAAGTGCTGGAGAACATTCAAAAGGTCCTTTGGAAGGACAAGGAAGGACATTGGCAAGGTCCATCCTTAGTACTTTGGAGAGGGCCGGGATATTTGTCTTGCAGGTCCTGATGGGGAAGGCCACTGAATTCCAGAAAGAACAAGGAAAGTTTCCCCTATTAAAAGAGgggctgaagaagaaaaaaaggagatgacCCAAGAAACGCCCGAAACAGCGCCATAGCAGAGAGATGACTATCCTTGCTGGACTGGCTTAGTGATTGGATCCAACATACTTTCTTTCCCATCCCCTTCTATTCCATGGACTCTAGGTAGCCATTTTTGTATTgttgcttcttttgcttttgcctacTTTGCTAGgatactttatatatattctttaaaaaattctttagagGTGCTTATGGAATAGCTTCTCATTCATCAACATGAGAACACTCAGTCTTATTaatgaaagagggagagatgtaagggttaaaaagcctctagaagCAAGGAATGAGGCTCAAGGCTtgtgggaggacctgagggatAAGAGGTACCAAGGCCCAAGCAAGTCCTACGTTGAGGTGGGGCATAGCCCCAGGAGGCAGTGTCTAACCTCAGGTACCACAGTGTCCCTTTttagtgctctcaaagcctagcacgtctccctccctcttcttgggCCAATTCTGTTATGACTTGGCTGTGCAGGTTCCTAAAAGACCTCCCCTTCCTTGATCCTCAGggggtataaatatgtgctacctaagaataaaggttttttttatgtttcaccCCTATCTCCTGGTTAGTTTGTCTCTGTGGGATCTGGGTTGGTGCCCAAAGACGGGTAAGTCTGGCCCAGTTGTGCCGTCGACAGACAGGCAGTTAAGAATAGCTCTAAGGTGAGCTACGAGGTTAGGGTAATATTAAGAGATGCTACGCTGCttataaaaattttctctctGTTCTGAAGTTAAATTGGATTCATCCTTTGTAAATAGTATCTGGTATTTTGTATCAGATCTAATATCCTGTGGCAAAGATATTTTGATTTCGTTTTCATTTAGGGGATTTTCCACGTCCCCTAACAAAGTGGGGGGGCcacttgttatgggccagaacttgaaacaaggtgctaagtcagtggaattgatagagacaatagttatctaatttagcatggtgcttaatggTTCTCGAGTTCactacatgtacttagtacttactatagttctacaagattcccacctttgataagagagcatatataagctaggggcctcagccaggattcagttatATTGGAAGCATACAGCAAGGTCAGGACACAAACcaaaaagtggcaaaaaaaaaaaaaaaaggtcaaaagttCCCAAGGATAAAAGCCAGCagcttttaacttaaaataaaacaaaagcgatctttaaaaaacccaaaaaacctcTCTTATATCAAAGCCATTTCAAAAATTACTAATTTGCAATGTAGTTTAAATTAAGGGCCTATATACCAAAGAGGCTATTAATGACAAGTAATGACAAATGATTTTGAATAAGCCATGTTATTTTTGGTACATGTTTCCTAATCTGTACTATCAGGGatttagaaaaattctaaaatcccttctggTTGTGAATCTAGTTTTTCTATGACTAAAATTTGATGACAATGAAAAGTAGttttatacaaagaaaaccaaattttctaCTCATAAGTAGGAGTGTTAACTTTCACATATGTAAAGTATCATGATACAATATACCTTCTGCAAAGATTTTTGTCACAAGAACATCTGAATTTTCATCTGAATGAAGTGGATTGATAGATTCATTCATCATCTGTCCATCATCACAGTCCATATGTTGTTtcctaaagaaaatttaaaatttaggttcataacgaatccaaccattctggagagcaatctggaattatgcccaaaaagttatcaaattgtgcataccctttgatccagcagtgtttctattgggcttatatcccaaagaaatactaaaaaagggaaagggacctgtatgtgccaaaatgtttgtgacagccctgtttgtagtggctagaaactggaaattgaatggatgcccatccattggagaatggctgggtaaattgtggtatatgaatgttatggaatattattgctctgtaaggaatgaccagcaggatgaatacagagaggcttggagagacctacatgaactgatgctaagtgaaatgagcagaaccaggagatcattatacacttcgacaacaatatggtatgaggatgtattctgatggaagtggatttctttgacaaagagacctaactcagtttcaattgataaatgacggacaaaagcagctacacccaaagaaagaacactgggaaacgaatgtaaactgtttgcatttttgtttttcttccccggttatctctaccttctgaatccaattctccctgtgcaacaagagaactgttcggttctgcaaacatttattgtatctaggatatactgtaacatatctaacatatataggactgcttgccatctaggggagggggtggagggagggaggggaaaaatcggaacagaaatgagtgcaagggataatgttgttaaaaaaattaccctggcatgaattctgtcaatataaagttattattaaataaaagaaaataaaatattaaaaaaaagaaaaaaagaaataaaataaaatctaagttcATATTTAAAACAAGTGAAAGTTTTCAGAAAACCAGCTTCCTTGGTGAGTGTCAGTAAAGTTAATATGAAACTTGTTTCAAACCATGTTCATAATTCCATACACAAGTCAGTACTAATGTGCATCACTTCATACCTTGTACCTTTCACAAAGATATAGAAGGAGAAATAACAGGAGACAGAGATATAAAGACAGCAGTAAGATGGACAACATCCTTGGtgtttttgtacttttaaaataaatccatgtaCTTTGGTCAGAAACACTAACTAACCTCTCAGGGCATGATGGCTTCAGTTCTTCAGATTGCCCACTACCctaaaaagaaaagccaaatgtGTTAGCGAATGAACGGTTTTTGTTTTTCCGGTGTatgcaactctttgtgaccctcatgtgcggttttcttggcagaggtattggagtgctttgccattacTGCTCCCACTCATTCTACATGGGAGGACACGAAGACAAAATCCTTCACCCAGGATTATACCATGagtaaatttctgaggtcagatttgaactcagaaagatgacttTCTGAATTCAGGCCATTCTGTACTAAGTCACCTAGCTATCCCAAGGtgttcttgtttagtcatttttcagttgtgtcagacTGTTCATGACAGAATTCACTTCAGTAAATTACAGATTTCCTAAGGATTTGAGATAAGCACAGGAGAAGCAAAAAGATGGCCCCTATACTGGAGAAGCTGACCAGCTTATAGCAGGATAACTAGCACGCAATTAAAAGAAGCTATATCCTGGATAAATGGGAAAAGTTGACAAAAGGAGACAATGGAATTAGGAGGGGCTGGGGAAGGTTGCTGAGAAGGCAGGATTTTAGTTCAGACTTAAAGGGACAGAATCAGTGGCTAGAAATGAGTAAGGAGGGCATTGCAGggatggggaaaaaatcagagaatggccaggaggccagtgttactGTATTATAGAGGGCAAGTAAGAAGCTTATGAAAGACAGAAGAGTGGTAGGTTATGATGAAAGGTTTTGAATGGCTAATCATTTTGTAATTGGTCTTGCCAATGAAGTTTATGGATactgggtggggggtggggagctAAGGAACAGAGAAtgacatcatttatttatttatttttttaaataactttttattgatagaactcatgccagggtaattttttacagcattatcccttgcattcacttctgttccgatttttcccctccctcctttcaccccctcccccagatggcaagcagtcctctacatgttgaataggttacaatatatcctggatacaatagatgtatgcagaaccgaacagatttcttgttgcacagggagaattgaattcagaaggtagaaataacccgggaagaaaaacaaaaatgcaagcagtttatattcatctcccagtgttctttctttgggtgtagctgcttctgcccatctttgatcaattgaaactgaattaactctcttcatcgaagagatccacttccatcagaatacatcctcaaacagtatcattgttgaggtatataatgatctcctggttctgatcatttcacttagcatcagttcatgtaagtctcgccagtcctctctgtattcatcctgctggtcatttcttacacaacaataatattccataacattcatataccacaatttactcaaccattccccaattgatgggcctccattccttttccagtttctagccactacaaacagggctgccacaaacattttggcacatacaggtccctttcccttctttagtatctctttggggtataagcccaatagaaacactgctggatcaaagggtatgcacagattgataactttgggggcataattccagattgctctccagaatggttggatgtgttcacaactccaccaacaatgtatcagtgtcccagttttcccacatcccctccaacattcatcattattttttcctgtcatcttagtcaatctgacagttgtgtagtggtatctcagagttgtcttaatttgcatttctctgattaataatgatttggagcatattttcatatgtctatagtttcaatttcttcgtctgagaattgtctgttcatatcctttgaccatttatcaattggagaatggcttgatttcttataaattagagtcagttctctctatattttggaaatgaggcctttatcagaacctttgattgtaaaaatgttttcccagtttattgtttcccttctaatctcgtctgcatttgttttgtttgtacaaaaacttttcaatttgatataatcaaaattttctattttgtggtcaatagtgatctctagttcttctttggtcataaattcctccctcttccacaggtctgagaggtaaactatcctatgctcttccaatttatttataatctcagagaATGACATCATTTAAAtggtgttttaggaaaatcactgtagTGACTGAAAGGTTACTAGAGTGGAGTGGGAAAAACTTAAGTCAGGATATTGCCATAACCTCGTGTGAAATTATAACCAGGGCCCGTATGAGGCGGGGAAAAAGGGAGTATTTGAGAGGGGTTAAGACGGTAAAATCAATACGCTGGGACAGCAACTTGGATATGGAGGCTAAGAGACACTGAGAAGATCAGAATGACTCCTAGGCTTTAAGTCTGAGGGACTAGAAAGATGGTGGATATTCTTATCAGAAATagggaagataagaaaaataatcttacACATACTAGGCTTAAGATGTCTCCTTCACTTGCAGTTCTAGACATTTTAAAGTCAGGTGGAGGTAGAAAGTGAGTTTGCACTTGGGTCACATTATAGCACCTATTCTCAGGAAACATGTTTTGGTTGAGTGCCTGAGCTGTTCCCATTATTTGCCcttttcttttgtccatttcccAGTCTCTTCCCTATTTCAACTAGACTTTGGTGCAGGGAAAGCAAATCTATTAAGAAAGTGCAAGGACCCTAAACATCTCATCTAGTATTTCTTGGATGAAAGGAGTTTTCAGATCTTCCCCCTCCCcgccttttctctctcttttgtattgttctttgtttccttatgAATAAATTAGCAACCATTAATTTCTAATATTACTCTGTATcctattttctcatctaaaaagtttcttctttgtccatgcatatatttatctTCAACTTACTAATTTGGCTAATATAGTTAGCATTCTGGAATGGCTGATTTATAGCACTGAAAACAAGCATTTCTGCTCTAACCTTcatcttatttgaaaaaaattaaaagtttattttgaatatattttctagCATATTTAGACTTacagtgtttaaaaaaatttattccatATGATTGCCAACGACACCATTATACTCCGAGTATTCAATTAATAATGAATGTCTtacacactttattttttttaaatcattttattttaaaaagcagactaataaaagcaaaaaaccaaaaagaaatatgagacaaaataaaaccaaagagaaCACTGTcatggaggattcaaaatatatacaaaaaattacCAGTTTAAgaaagtgtatatatacacatacatatattagtagaggaaattatatgaataagtgtccatcttttcttcacttccttgtaaattgttcttttgttctctgctgggagcatttttcattctttccctcccctttcattTCCCCAATTACCCTCAAGCAGGGTATAATTAGGAAAGGATATATttacaattataaattatatatttaaaagtgaatttgtCAGTCAACAGTTTTATATATacagaacaagcatttatcaggAAACATGGATTTTTATTACACATAGAATATTGCCTTAATAGTAACCAGGCATGAGTCATATAGGATCTCAGTGAGTTACACGTCAcaaaaggccttttttttttcctgtggccaaagaattaatattaaaaaacacCTAACCACTGATTAAAATCCACTTTTCCTTCCCTGGGTCCTTTATTtacattcataaaatatttgacCACAGAATCAGAaactcttaagattttttttttaaggcttaaaATTCATTTACCATCGAAGAAATCATACTTACCTCACCATTAGGATTTTCCATTGAAAAAGATCACTATATTTTCCACAGAGCTTATCTAGCAAAAAGATGTAAGATCAAAATAAATCGTTCACATCACCAGTAACTttccacaaaagaaaataaacataaaataatagaaaaatttacAAGTAAAGTCAGTTAAATGATTCAAGagtaattaattccaataatataaaAATCGAAAAAATGTAACAAATACTGTCtaggagaaacaaataaaatgagattttgagAAAGACAGAGCACTGGGCCCAGGAATACTCTTCttcaagaattcaaatctgggctcagacacttattagctgtggaatcctgggcaaatcactgaactcttttaacctcagttcttcatctgtaaaataagttggaaaaggaaatggaaaagtactGTAGTATCTCTGCCCTCTCCCCCAAGAAaagccaaatggggtcacacacAGTCAGCCACaatggaaaaatgactcaacTATGGTCAGATACACTAAACTCACACTGCTCATCTGTCATCCCCACAGACATCAATGTATCCTGTatcatcatcaaagaaaataaaaagatgctCTACAGAAAGAAGCTCATTTTCCAGAACTCCTCATTCTTCCTACACCTGCTGAGCTacattaggaaaataataaagagtGGCCCTAAAAATAGATAGGTTAGAAGTCCACCAACTCCATTAAAAAGAGAGGTATTTCAAAGTAGAAAAAACTGAAGCCTTTATTTGATCACATCTCAGGAGAACTGGGCATCTCGCCCCATCAGGGCAGACTGGCAATAACAAGAGACGGCGTACAGAAAGCAAACAGAGGTTTAAGTACCCAAACATAACAAATCTGGTCGGACAGAGCGGGTGCCCTCATATTGTAGGTGTGAACAAGGAAATCTTTCTTACTTAATCTTAACAAAGAAATCAGAAGACTTTTAGCATGTTTTTaaacattctcattttctctttctttattattttcctccatctctctaaCCAATTTAATTACTTCATTACTCAGGCAATCTTCCAAGGCCTCCTGAGCATTACGTATCTCCATGACcatatatttcataatttcatattgaCATTCCCTCTCACTTGGGCTAAGTTCTGAACAATGGAATGTTTGTCGCAAATGTTTCAGAAAAGTAGCGTTTGTTTCTCTCACGTTCTCAACCAAGGCTTTTGGAATCTgtaatgtgggaaaattgggtgCTATAGCATCAGAGGAAGGGTTATACACCTGATGTGTCTCTTCAGCACAACTTCCATGGCTTAATTTCTCTGAAGGGTCACATGTGTTATCAGTCTTTTCACTtactaactttttctttttagactGCTGATCTAAGTGTGATAAACTGTCAAATACACAGTCACATATGGCAACCAAATCCAATAAAGGCTCTGGCTGACAAATGTAACAACTCCACTTAGTGTTTTTATCCATCACttttgccatctccttttcccCTAGATTGCGCCGAATGCATTTCTTACAAAAAGCATTAGGGCAGAAATCACAAATAATTAAATCTTCGCCTTCTGCACACCATctgaaatgtaaaaaaacaaacaaacattgaAGCATCATTCTTAGTCAACtatttaaagactttaaaaaagttaatcaggaacaaaaatttactaattacagaaaatttaatatactttaatataactaaatatatttcaacatatattcttttaaattattcatgTAATTATAAAAGTAGGAACTTAAATGAAAcatctttataattataaaataatgccCCAAATTAATTGTGACTTGGAAAGAACCAACAATTGAAAAGGATAAAACCTTTTTATCCTTAGTAAAACTACTGTAACCACTCCTGGGCCTCTCACACATGACCTTCAAAGGCAACCGAATCAACAATAGCTGATGCTTCCAGGGCTCTCAGTAAGGACTGAGAAATTGGTCAGAAAGTGGATCCTTAGCTGGCACTGGGTCCAAGACTGTTGCAATGGCCATATGGAGATCCACATTACCAGCCTAACGCAAGAACCAAGACTAGCACCGAAGGGGGAAGTTCATAGATCCAGTTAAGCAAAGAGAGCTTATGGTCTGTCAGAGATTTTGAAAAGTTCAGACTAGAAAATCAGGGATTATAACCTTTCCTTAGATCATAACACcctagaaaagcagaaaacttaCTGATGCTCAGGAACAGCTCTGAACCAACAGAACAAAAACTTCAAGCTTGGGGCAAGGCTTTCTTCATACAGGACCCAATTTTATTACAAAGGTACAACTTAAGATAGGCTGGAAAAATCAATCAGTAAACGACAAAAAAGGACATGACCATAAGAAATTACtctggtgacagggaagatcaaaacacaaaatcagaaaatatcAACACAATCAAAACTTCCACATTCAAGGCCAtaaggaaaaatgtgaattagtCTCAAACTCCGAAAGGAATCACtgaaaaatggtttaaaaaacgATCCCAACAGGAAAgcaaagaggtagaagaaaagttggggaaaacaatgaaagtgatgcaaaaaaatcatgaaagaagTTAACATCTTGATTGCAAAAATgcatttaggagaaaaaaattttggaaagcaaAATTGGGGATTACACTAAAaaaagcttctttaaaaaaagaaaagttcattgaAGAATAAAATGCATTGAAAATTGCAATGGGGCAAGTGGAACTTAATGAAAATAATGTGGTATTTCTcaatagaaaatgaaagtaagTTTGTTAATTATGAAGCAGATATTTGTGAGCACCTTTGTGGCAAAGAATATGGAGCTTTAGCTTTAGTCCAGAAAATTCAAAGTAGCTACGCATCCTTGAACAAGCACTTTACCTGGCTAGTTTTTCCGTACCTCACAGGTTGTTGTAAGCTCAGGAAGAAGTCCATCTGACTCTTATCAGATATAATAATTCTATTAAAAGCATTCTGTTTAGAGAATGATTGTGAGGATGAAAATCCTTTGTCCATCCCTCAAGCCCTgtgcatctttaaacaacctttagAGATTTTGGTTAtcatatctttagacaggtccTGGCCCTGGTGTGCCAGGTGTATTATTCCATCTAGTTCCTTGATTCCCCCCACTTTTGAGCTAACATTTCCTCTCCTCCTTGATTCTTAACCTCCTGAGTTTCTGACTTTATCCCTGAGATATCCGCAAGGTTATATTTCTTCTATCAAAGATCTGCTTATGATAAAGATCTTTGCCAGGTTTTCTTTCTGACTAAGCCCAGCAGGAggttcttctttctccctccttccttctaatGGTGCCATAGTCCTCACTCTAACTGGTGATTCTACTGAACTcctctgtgaatctaacctaccGATCAATGGCACGCTTAGGCCTCCTGATATATTCCTCTCATGGATCCTTGCAAATTCCTTTCCAACTagatgctctcccaactctattccATATTGGCCACTTCAGGGGCCTATTTTATCTCTACTttgtaatctcttctcctaaatgaCACTTTATTTTGATAGAGAATAGCCCTTATGAATGTGTCTCATGTTTATTCTGAACCTGTTTTTGCCACCACAACCTCATCAGTGATTGtttaaccttgggcaagtcactctactACTACCTATTACTTACTCTACTACTACCACCTACTACTAGTCACTACTACTAACTACTATATTTGACACTTTTGTTCTTCTCACCCCAGTGAGACACACCTACATCAGCTAAATTTTGATGGAAGATAGGTATTTTGAGAAACAAATTAACAAAGATTTCAGAGCAATGCAAATAATTTGAGATGAActataaattctaattaaaataaaatttaataaattcatgtcCCTAATCTTGTTTTCACTGCCACAGAGCAGGTCATTGCAGCCAAGTTTATTCTTTGAAAGGGCTTCAATACCAAAAGCCCCATGATCCTTGTGCTCAGTGCCATCAATTTGGGCATTGAAAGCTAACATCTGGACCCTCCTCCAAAACCAGCCACCAGCAAGATTCTGTTACCATAGAAACCATCAGTAAGGTCCTTCCCCACCCTACCCCACCTGTGGGGCAGCCTGAGAGCTAAATAAACTCCATATCC harbors:
- the LOC127542971 gene encoding transcriptional regulator ATRX-like isoform X1 — encoded protein: MENPNGEGSGQSEELKPSCPERKEHMNSDDGKMVHESLSPFHSDENSDVLVTKSISEGNVIVQPEPKKEEDKDDFQEPEVRHKSRMKTKHSKRHFEEILPEIVCCTACGQQVNHYEDSVYRHPALNVLICKRCYIYTSDDISHDAIRPHMHCRWCAEGEDLIICDFCPNAFCKKCIRRNLGEKEMAKVMDKNTKWSCYICQPEPLLDLVAICDCVFDSLSHLDQQSKKKKLVSEKTDNTCDPSEKLSHGSCAEETHQVYNPSSDAIAPNFPTLQIPKALVENVRETNATFLKHLRQTFHCSELSPSERECQYEIMKYMVMEIRNAQEALEDCLSNEVIKLVREMEENNKERENENV